The Actinomycetota bacterium sequence TCAATCTCGTCGACAGCATATACGAGGAGCACCGTCGTGCCTTCGAGAAACGTCTTCGCGAGCTGCAGGAAATGGGGCTGGAGGCTCGAGGGCTGGTTCGAGAAATTTTACGCTATTTCAACGAAAACGTTACCTGTGATAAAAAGCTCCAGAAGGTTTTCTTCGAGATCTGGGAGGTAGCCTTACATAACCGCAACGTCAGCGAGCGGGTGAAGAGGATCTACCGCGAGTGGATAGACGGACTCTCGCGGATCTTTAATGAAACGATCGGCCCGTGTCCCGATGCCGACAATCTCGCCCTGGCAGCAGTGGCCTTCCAGGAGGGAGTGGGCATCTTTTCCGTGTTCTTCCGCTTCCGACGCGACTATACCCGGGCGCTTCTGGAGGGGTTCCAGGAAAGAATACTGGAGATGCTTTAGCTCATCTTCTACAGTTGCATTTCCAAAATACCAGGTAGATGGGCATTTTTGG is a genomic window containing:
- a CDS encoding TetR/AcrR family transcriptional regulator, with protein sequence MGRKPLKDQRRKEILEALYRCLLEKSYSETSIKDIGRKAGLNPAMLHYYFESKEDILINLVDSIYEEHRRAFEKRLRELQEMGLEARGLVREILRYFNENVTCDKKLQKVFFEIWEVALHNRNVSERVKRIYREWIDGLSRIFNETIGPCPDADNLALAAVAFQEGVGIFSVFFRFRRDYTRALLEGFQERILEML